One genomic segment of bacterium includes these proteins:
- a CDS encoding NTP transferase domain-containing protein yields the protein MSARSRQLAVVILAAGQGTRMKSDLAKVLHEVAGRPMILRVVERALALRPARVVVVVGHQAKDVEQTVRRGFSDKRLAFATQRQRLGTGHAVLAAKRALSDFSGDVLILSGDVPLVTAPTLRDFVAGHRKSRAHLTAMSFFPDDPRGYGRIVRGPKDELVANVEERDATPGQKKIREANAGIYAVDAGALFDLLRRVGRANDQGEYYLTDIIALAVGRGLVCRAVATPAAWQTLGVNSRADLAAASAKVRAEILDAHMRAGVTIVDPAATYVDEDVTIGVNTVLHPQVTLSEGARVGSGCVIGQGCVVNGGSVGDGARLDPYVVLHDVPVLAGGHVPSFTVIDGKAARGARKRRGDIA from the coding sequence ATGAGCGCGCGATCCCGACAACTCGCCGTCGTCATCCTCGCGGCCGGGCAGGGCACACGGATGAAAAGCGATCTCGCCAAGGTGCTGCACGAGGTCGCCGGCCGGCCGATGATCCTGCGCGTCGTCGAGCGGGCGCTCGCGCTTCGTCCGGCGCGCGTCGTTGTGGTCGTCGGCCACCAGGCCAAAGACGTCGAACAAACCGTGCGCCGCGGCTTTTCGGACAAGCGACTGGCGTTCGCAACGCAGCGGCAGCGCCTTGGCACCGGGCATGCGGTGCTGGCCGCGAAGCGCGCGCTTTCGGATTTTTCCGGCGACGTGCTGATCCTGTCCGGGGACGTGCCGCTCGTCACCGCCCCGACGCTTCGCGATTTTGTCGCCGGCCATCGCAAGTCGCGCGCGCATCTGACCGCGATGTCGTTTTTCCCGGACGATCCCCGGGGATACGGGCGCATCGTGCGCGGGCCGAAAGACGAACTTGTCGCCAACGTGGAAGAGCGGGACGCAACGCCCGGGCAAAAGAAAATCCGCGAGGCCAACGCGGGCATTTACGCCGTCGACGCGGGCGCGTTGTTTGACCTGTTGCGCCGCGTGGGGCGCGCCAACGACCAGGGTGAATATTACCTGACGGACATCATAGCGCTCGCGGTCGGTCGCGGGCTTGTTTGCCGCGCCGTGGCGACGCCCGCCGCGTGGCAGACATTGGGCGTCAACTCGCGCGCGGACCTCGCCGCCGCGTCGGCCAAGGTGCGCGCGGAGATTCTCGACGCGCACATGCGCGCGGGCGTCACGATCGTCGATCCAGCCGCGACGTACGTGGACGAGGACGTGACGATCGGCGTCAACACCGTGCTTCATCCGCAGGTGACTCTCAGCGAAGGCGCGCGCGTTGGAAGCGGGTGCGTCATCGGACAGGGATGCGTGGTGAACGGAGGGTCCGTCGGCGACGGTGCGCGGCTCGACCCCTACGTCGTGCTACACGACGTGCCGGTGCTCGCGGGCGGGCACGTCCCGTCGTTCACGGTCATCGACGGCAAGGCCGCGCGCGGCGCACGCAAGCGGCGCGGGGATATCGCATGA
- the argF gene encoding ornithine carbamoyltransferase translates to MTTHFLSLADFTREELTRLLDDAARMKKTRRDGQAPLAGRTLGMIFEKASTRTRVSFEVGMYELGGHALFLASENIQLGRGEPIRDTARVLSRMVDGVMIRTFAQERLAEFAAYASVPVINGLSDLLHPCQVLADVFTMREAFREIGGHAVAWIGDGNNMANSWINAASVLGFTLRLACPEGYEPDARVLAAAKTRGADVSIVRDPREAAAGAHVVTTDVWASMGQEDEAKARATAFAGYCVDENLMALADPGAIFLHCLPAHRGEEVSEAVFEGPRSRVWDEAENRLHVQKAVLAALMAGE, encoded by the coding sequence ATGACAACGCACTTTCTTTCGCTCGCGGATTTTACGCGCGAGGAGCTGACGCGCCTTCTTGACGACGCGGCGCGCATGAAGAAAACGCGGCGCGACGGCCAGGCACCACTCGCGGGACGCACGCTCGGCATGATCTTCGAGAAGGCGAGCACGCGCACGCGCGTCAGTTTCGAGGTCGGCATGTACGAGCTCGGCGGGCACGCGCTGTTTCTGGCGTCGGAGAACATCCAGCTCGGCCGCGGCGAGCCGATCCGCGACACGGCGCGCGTGCTTTCGCGCATGGTGGACGGCGTCATGATCCGCACGTTCGCGCAGGAGCGGCTGGCCGAATTCGCGGCGTACGCGAGCGTGCCGGTCATCAACGGCCTTTCGGATCTTCTGCACCCGTGCCAGGTGCTCGCCGACGTGTTCACGATGCGCGAGGCGTTCCGCGAAATCGGCGGGCACGCGGTGGCGTGGATCGGCGACGGCAACAACATGGCGAATTCGTGGATCAACGCGGCGAGCGTGCTCGGCTTTACGCTTCGCCTGGCGTGCCCGGAAGGCTACGAGCCGGATGCGCGCGTTCTCGCCGCCGCGAAAACGCGCGGCGCGGACGTGTCGATCGTGCGCGATCCGCGCGAGGCGGCCGCCGGCGCGCACGTTGTGACGACCGACGTGTGGGCGAGCATGGGGCAGGAGGACGAGGCGAAGGCGCGCGCGACGGCGTTCGCCGGATATTGCGTCGACGAGAATTTGATGGCGCTCGCGGACCCCGGCGCGATCTTTCTGCATTGCCTGCCCGCGCACCGCGGCGAGGAGGTGAGCGAGGCCGTTTTCGAAGGGCCGCGATCGCGCGTGTGGGACGAGGCGGAAAATCGCCTGCACGTACAGAAGGCGGTGCTGGCGGCGCTGATGGCGGGGGAGTGA